In one Candidatus Eremiobacterota bacterium genomic region, the following are encoded:
- the rpiB gene encoding ribose 5-phosphate isomerase B, which yields MKAQKTRVAVGSDHAGYELKEFVKSLVTSLGYAVDDEGTHSTESVDYPDVAEKVALRVAGGRASLGILSCGTGIGASIAANKVKGIRAALVKDEETARLSREHNDANVLALAGRPFDRDLVEKMVRVWLATPFAGGRHLARVNKITAIENRYLQ from the coding sequence ATGAAAGCACAAAAAACAAGGGTAGCGGTAGGCTCCGATCACGCGGGCTACGAGCTCAAGGAGTTCGTGAAATCTCTTGTGACCTCCTTGGGCTATGCCGTTGATGATGAGGGAACTCATTCGACTGAGAGCGTCGATTACCCTGATGTTGCCGAAAAAGTTGCTCTCAGGGTCGCGGGTGGCAGGGCAAGCCTGGGGATTCTCTCCTGCGGCACGGGAATTGGGGCTTCGATTGCCGCCAACAAAGTGAAAGGCATAAGGGCGGCCCTGGTGAAAGACGAGGAGACGGCGCGCTTGAGCCGTGAGCACAATGACGCCAATGTGCTTGCCCTTGCCGGTCGCCCCTTTGACAGGGACCTGGTGGAAAAAATGGTGAGAGTATGGCTTGCCACACCTTTCGCGGGGGGGCGCCACCTCGCGCGGGTGAATAAAATTACCGCCATTGAGAATAGATATCTTCAATAA
- the gnd gene encoding decarboxylating 6-phosphogluconate dehydrogenase — protein sequence MEIGFAGLGKMGSPMVIRLLRGGHRVVAYNRSPEKLKAVEQEGASPALSLQDLAERLNAPRIIWIMVPAGSATGEMVESLASLLKKGDILIDGGNSYYGDSAGRAAKLREKGIFFLDAGTSGGIWGLEKGYCLMVGGDREAFDYAEDIFRALAPPGGYAHVGPSGAGHFAKMVHNGIEYGLMQAYAEGFEILESKKEFSFDLHGMAALWNRGSVIKSWLLELSERIFAAEPHLESVRGYVEDSGEGRWTVAEALQNNVPAPIITYSLIARIASRQSESFSAKVLAALRNEFGGHGMKKK from the coding sequence ATGGAAATCGGCTTTGCGGGACTCGGAAAGATGGGATCCCCCATGGTGATAAGGCTCCTCAGGGGAGGCCACAGGGTCGTCGCTTACAACAGGAGCCCCGAAAAGCTGAAGGCCGTGGAGCAGGAGGGCGCTTCGCCTGCCCTCTCCCTGCAGGACCTGGCGGAAAGGCTGAATGCTCCCCGCATTATCTGGATAATGGTCCCTGCAGGGAGCGCCACCGGGGAGATGGTGGAATCCCTCGCATCCCTGCTGAAAAAGGGCGATATCCTCATCGACGGGGGAAACTCCTATTACGGCGACTCGGCGGGAAGAGCCGCAAAGCTCAGGGAAAAAGGGATATTTTTCCTTGACGCAGGGACAAGCGGTGGCATTTGGGGCCTGGAAAAGGGCTACTGCCTCATGGTGGGAGGCGACAGGGAAGCCTTCGATTATGCCGAGGATATCTTCAGGGCTCTTGCTCCCCCCGGCGGCTATGCCCACGTGGGGCCAAGCGGTGCGGGACACTTCGCCAAGATGGTCCATAACGGCATCGAATACGGCCTGATGCAGGCCTACGCCGAGGGCTTCGAGATCCTTGAATCCAAGAAGGAGTTCAGTTTTGATCTCCATGGCATGGCAGCCCTCTGGAACAGGGGAAGCGTCATCAAGTCGTGGCTGCTCGAGCTTTCCGAGAGGATTTTCGCTGCCGAGCCGCACCTGGAATCGGTGAGAGGCTACGTGGAGGACTCGGGCGAGGGGCGCTGGACCGTGGCGGAAGCCCTGCAGAACAACGTGCCGGCGCCGATTATCACCTATTCCCTCATCGCGCGCATCGCCTCCAGGCAGAGCGAGTCATTCAGCGCCAAGGTGCTTGCCGCGCTGAGAAACGAGTTCGGCGGCCATGGCATGAAAAAAAAGTGA
- the zwf gene encoding glucose-6-phosphate dehydrogenase — protein sequence MEESGLYVCNIPVESLNISPFVMVIFGGTGDLSQKKLLPALFHTFVDHRFPHDSIILGVGTRPRSIEEYREFAMESVRKNCREKPGEGCLASFASHISYLPMDVTREEHYELLHNFLKEHESAKNGIIYYLAVQPEFSPVIIEKLNAAMITARFPAGKVVMEKPFGWDRPSAEELNGIALAAFREQNIFRIDHYLAKDTVQNIMFFRFSNSIFEPLWNRLYIDHVQITVAEEIGIGARGRFYEKTGVVRDIVQNHLLQLIALTAMEPPAAFEADLIRNERVKVFRALRPMNDETIDRLTVRGQYGPGRIGGEAVRGYREEELVDRGSATPTFFAGVFHIDNWRWAGVPFYVRAGKRLASGITRISIHFKQPPLKLFSSTCDTLDPDVLVLTIQPEERISIHFGVKYPGKANTIYPVTMDFNYDEAFHIRRHPPYEKILVDLMKGDLTLFARQDEIEAAWSVVDPITKRWDEVKPGDFPDYEAGTWGPPEAAELIQRDGRMWL from the coding sequence ATGGAGGAAAGCGGCCTTTATGTCTGCAATATTCCTGTAGAGAGCCTCAACATCAGCCCTTTCGTGATGGTCATCTTCGGCGGCACGGGGGACCTGAGCCAGAAGAAGCTCCTCCCCGCCCTCTTCCATACCTTTGTCGATCACCGCTTTCCCCATGACTCCATAATTCTAGGCGTGGGCACCAGGCCCAGGAGCATTGAGGAGTACAGGGAGTTCGCCATGGAGTCGGTAAGGAAGAACTGCAGGGAGAAGCCCGGCGAAGGATGCCTTGCCAGCTTTGCCTCCCACATCAGCTACCTCCCCATGGATGTCACCAGGGAAGAGCACTATGAGCTGCTCCATAACTTCCTGAAGGAACATGAGTCGGCAAAGAACGGCATCATCTATTACCTTGCCGTGCAGCCGGAGTTCTCGCCAGTCATTATTGAAAAACTCAACGCTGCAATGATTACAGCCCGCTTCCCTGCCGGGAAGGTCGTGATGGAAAAGCCCTTCGGCTGGGACAGGCCCTCGGCGGAGGAGCTTAACGGCATTGCCCTTGCCGCTTTCAGGGAGCAGAATATTTTCAGGATAGATCATTACCTTGCCAAGGACACAGTGCAGAACATCATGTTCTTCCGCTTTTCCAACAGCATCTTTGAGCCCCTCTGGAACAGGCTCTATATCGATCACGTCCAGATTACCGTGGCCGAAGAGATAGGGATTGGGGCCAGAGGCCGCTTTTATGAAAAAACGGGCGTCGTGCGTGACATAGTCCAGAACCACCTGCTGCAGCTCATCGCCCTCACCGCCATGGAGCCCCCCGCAGCCTTCGAAGCCGACCTCATCCGCAATGAGAGGGTAAAAGTCTTCAGGGCTCTCCGACCCATGAACGATGAGACAATAGACAGGCTTACCGTGAGAGGCCAGTATGGCCCCGGCCGGATCGGCGGCGAGGCAGTGAGAGGCTACAGGGAAGAGGAGCTCGTGGACAGGGGCTCGGCAACTCCCACGTTCTTTGCAGGAGTCTTTCATATCGACAACTGGCGATGGGCCGGGGTTCCTTTTTACGTGAGGGCCGGGAAGCGCCTCGCTTCAGGTATCACCAGGATCAGCATCCATTTCAAACAGCCGCCTCTCAAGCTTTTCAGCAGCACCTGCGACACTCTTGATCCCGACGTGCTCGTTCTCACCATACAGCCAGAAGAGCGCATATCAATCCACTTCGGAGTAAAATACCCGGGGAAAGCCAACACCATCTACCCTGTGACCATGGACTTCAACTACGACGAGGCATTTCATATCAGGCGCCACCCACCTTACGAAAAGATCCTTGTTGATCTCATGAAGGGCGACCTCACGCTCTTTGCAAGGCAGGACGAGATCGAGGCCGCATGGTCCGTCGTCGATCCGATCACAAAAAGATGGGACGAAGTGAAGCCGGGAGATTTCCCCGATTACGAGGCCGGCACATGGGGCCCCCCCGAGGCGGCGGAGCTTATCCAGAGGGACGGCCGCATGTGGCTGTGA
- a CDS encoding clostripain-related cysteine peptidase: MESIPTTGLMRPAGKERFLEKLREREEEARRLAAVKAEQKPVDTAEISSTASSGRPAVKEGPPEPPQAPEKKEWTVLCYIDGNNDLEPYATFSMLDLEKAGSSREVNVLAELGRISQDRLKEINAQLGRPYEPTGIDGDWAGVRRYEVKKDDPADPGAVRQINSPAVADMKDADMSNPATLSDFLVWGVKKYPAKHYLVVLMDHGGGWLGAFTDDASAGGHHIMTTPQISQAFKELEKQTGVKPDVVDMVACLMGSGEVAHQVKDSMKYLVASEEIGTTDSFEYSPNVEFLQKKVASGEEFTARDLARHLVTYYADRPSAFVTKSAIDLSKMGEVKDAIDGLARALIATDASPAAIKEAINKAQNFSRVYYLEFYSHFRDLYSVAEQLAKSDKIADPKVKEAAGMVMKSVKEAVIEKVSSPYSREEVLDVSQSPDGKEEITLMKVSRGKMEAEGISIYAPTDKKYTDDGATMGRYGALDLARETQWDEFLRKNTMES; encoded by the coding sequence ATGGAGAGTATCCCCACTACAGGATTGATGCGCCCCGCGGGAAAAGAGCGATTCCTGGAGAAGCTCAGGGAGCGGGAAGAAGAGGCCCGGAGGCTTGCCGCTGTCAAGGCCGAGCAAAAGCCTGTCGATACCGCCGAGATTTCCTCGACGGCCTCATCAGGCAGGCCTGCCGTCAAGGAGGGTCCCCCTGAGCCGCCTCAGGCTCCAGAGAAGAAGGAGTGGACCGTTCTCTGCTACATAGACGGGAACAACGACCTTGAGCCTTATGCCACTTTCAGCATGCTGGATCTGGAGAAGGCGGGCTCAAGCAGAGAAGTGAATGTCCTCGCTGAGCTCGGGCGTATCTCCCAGGACAGGCTTAAGGAGATCAACGCACAGCTGGGGCGCCCCTATGAGCCCACTGGCATTGACGGCGACTGGGCGGGTGTGAGAAGGTACGAGGTGAAGAAGGATGACCCTGCCGACCCCGGAGCGGTACGCCAGATCAACTCTCCCGCTGTGGCGGACATGAAGGACGCCGACATGAGCAATCCCGCCACGCTCAGCGATTTTCTCGTCTGGGGCGTCAAGAAGTACCCGGCGAAGCATTATCTCGTGGTGCTGATGGATCACGGCGGTGGATGGCTCGGTGCCTTTACCGACGACGCCTCGGCGGGAGGCCACCACATTATGACGACACCGCAGATATCCCAGGCCTTCAAGGAGCTGGAAAAGCAGACCGGCGTGAAGCCGGATGTGGTGGACATGGTGGCCTGCCTCATGGGGAGCGGCGAGGTGGCCCACCAGGTGAAGGACTCCATGAAATACCTGGTGGCTTCAGAGGAGATAGGCACGACGGATTCCTTTGAATACAGCCCCAACGTGGAATTTCTCCAGAAGAAGGTGGCCTCGGGCGAGGAGTTCACCGCCAGGGACCTGGCGCGCCACCTGGTGACCTATTACGCCGACAGGCCCTCAGCCTTTGTCACCAAGTCCGCCATCGACCTTTCTAAAATGGGGGAGGTCAAGGACGCCATTGACGGCCTTGCCAGGGCCCTTATTGCCACCGATGCGAGCCCCGCCGCCATCAAGGAGGCAATCAACAAGGCTCAGAACTTCAGCCGTGTCTATTATCTCGAGTTTTACTCCCACTTCAGGGACCTTTACAGCGTGGCGGAACAGCTTGCAAAAAGCGACAAGATTGCCGATCCGAAAGTCAAGGAAGCCGCAGGCATGGTGATGAAATCGGTGAAGGAGGCTGTGATAGAAAAGGTATCCAGCCCTTACTCCCGGGAGGAGGTCCTGGATGTGAGCCAGTCCCCTGACGGGAAAGAGGAGATAACCCTTATGAAGGTCTCCAGGGGAAAGATGGAGGCTGAAGGCATCTCCATCTACGCGCCCACCGACAAAAAATACACTGATGACGGCGCCACGATGGGAAGATACGGCGCCCTGGACCTGGCCAGGGAGACCCAGTGGGACGAGTTTCTCAGGAAGAACACCATGGAGTCTTGA
- the tal gene encoding transaldolase gives MPKTRMHDLAKLGQSVWLDNINRKLLRSGRLRELTFMGLLGLTSNPTIFDNAISKSEDYDDEIRSLAEKGLPLFSIYDELTVRDIQEAADLFLPIHETTRGHDGYVSLEINPKLARNARETVEEGLRLHRKVNRANLMLKVPATDEGFPAVEEILSHGINVNVTLIFSQRQYEKTARAYMKGLEKLVKGGGSPAAVHSVASVFVSRIDSAVDRLLDEKIQGTEDPAAKGRLEALKGKAAVANSLLISEKHRELFALPEFTALKEKGANFQRVLWGSTSTKNPAYRDVKYVEELIVKNTVNTIPEQTLNAFLEHGEVKDSLAERTGKPSDLVAELSREGISLDDVCEKLLLEGLVSFEKSFDSLLASLEAKSRKLAAKG, from the coding sequence ATGCCGAAAACCAGGATGCACGACCTTGCAAAGCTGGGGCAGAGCGTATGGCTTGACAACATCAACAGGAAGCTTCTCAGGAGCGGCAGGCTCAGGGAGCTTACCTTCATGGGGCTCCTGGGCCTCACGTCCAATCCCACCATCTTTGATAACGCCATAAGCAAGAGCGAGGACTACGACGACGAGATAAGGAGCCTGGCGGAAAAGGGCCTGCCCCTCTTCTCCATCTATGACGAGCTCACAGTGAGAGATATCCAGGAGGCGGCGGACCTGTTTCTCCCCATACACGAGACTACCAGGGGTCATGACGGATACGTGAGCCTTGAGATAAACCCGAAACTCGCCAGGAACGCCAGGGAGACCGTGGAAGAGGGCCTGAGGCTTCACCGGAAGGTCAACAGAGCCAACCTGATGCTGAAAGTCCCTGCCACCGATGAAGGATTTCCCGCCGTCGAGGAGATTCTCTCCCATGGTATCAACGTCAATGTGACGCTTATTTTCTCTCAGCGCCAGTACGAAAAAACTGCCAGGGCCTACATGAAAGGCCTTGAAAAGCTTGTAAAGGGAGGCGGCTCCCCGGCAGCAGTCCACTCGGTGGCAAGCGTCTTCGTGAGCAGGATAGATTCGGCAGTGGACAGGCTTCTGGATGAAAAGATCCAGGGCACTGAAGACCCCGCCGCAAAGGGAAGGCTTGAGGCTCTCAAGGGAAAGGCGGCCGTTGCCAATTCACTCCTCATCAGTGAAAAGCACCGCGAGCTTTTCGCCCTGCCGGAGTTTACTGCCCTCAAGGAAAAGGGCGCGAATTTCCAGAGGGTTCTCTGGGGCTCGACAAGCACCAAGAACCCCGCATACCGCGACGTGAAATACGTCGAGGAGCTCATCGTGAAAAACACGGTGAACACTATTCCTGAACAGACCCTCAACGCGTTCCTCGAGCACGGAGAAGTGAAAGACTCGCTGGCAGAGCGCACCGGGAAGCCTTCCGACCTCGTAGCGGAGCTTTCAAGGGAAGGCATATCCCTGGACGATGTCTGCGAGAAGCTCCTCCTTGAGGGACTCGTGTCCTTTGAAAAATCCTTTGACTCGCTTCTTGCGAGCCTTGAGGCCAAGTCAAGGAAACTTGCCGCGAAAGGATAA
- a CDS encoding superoxide dismutase [Ni] codes for MRKTLVLTLLFSLLAAAGAFAHCEIPCGIYDDENTFIKMEEHLTTIEKSINEIIRLSGEKDLNYNQMVRWIMNKEHHADEFQHSVSQYFLTQRVKPADESDKENRALYLKKIALLHEMLIYGAKAKQTTDLKNVEKLRDLLRQFKTLYMKKP; via the coding sequence ATGAGAAAAACCCTCGTCCTCACCCTTCTGTTTTCGCTGCTTGCCGCTGCGGGAGCCTTTGCCCACTGCGAGATCCCCTGCGGCATCTATGATGATGAAAATACCTTCATCAAGATGGAGGAGCACCTCACCACCATTGAGAAGTCAATCAATGAAATCATCCGCCTCTCCGGGGAAAAAGATCTGAACTACAATCAGATGGTGCGCTGGATAATGAACAAAGAGCACCATGCCGATGAGTTCCAGCATTCGGTCTCGCAGTATTTTCTGACGCAGCGCGTCAAGCCCGCCGATGAAAGCGACAAGGAGAACCGCGCCCTTTACTTGAAGAAGATTGCCCTCCTCCATGAAATGCTTATTTACGGCGCGAAAGCAAAGCAGACCACGGACCTCAAGAACGTGGAGAAACTGCGGGATCTGCTCAGGCAGTTCAAAACCCTGTATATGAAAAAGCCTTAG